Genomic DNA from Fimbriimonas ginsengisoli Gsoil 348:
CTGGCGCGAGATCTGGCGCTGTTTGGAGTCGAGTTCCTCGGCAAGAGCTTGTAATCGCGTGGACGCCGCCTCCAGCTTACGGACCGGGCCGTCCAATTTGGACGCGAGTAGCTTCGCGAGCCCATCCGCCTTCGTGCCGTCCGGCCGCTGGCTATCCACGAAGTGGCGCATCACCTCCATGTCGAGGCGGCTCTTGAACTCCTCGACCAGCGCCTGCGTGAGCTGCGCGATCAACGACTCCTTGTTGGAGCTCTTCACGCCCAGGAACCTCGAGAGCGTCGTGGGCTCGGCCTTCGTCAGTTCGTCAAGCACCTTTTCGGCGGTGCTCGCCTTAAGCTGCCCCAGCGAGGCGCCGGCCATCGCGTAGAGCGCCTTCTGGCTTTCCAGCAGGGCGCGGTGGCATGCGACGGGGCCGGCGTCCATGCTCATGAGGTTGCGCTTGACCCACTCCTTGATCCCGTCGCCGAATCCCGCGCCGAACGACTGGGCGGCCTTCCCCAACAGCGCCGGCACGCTGCCCGCGCCGGGCCAGTCGGCAGCAGTGGGTAACACGACGAACGACTCCCGAAGGTTCCGAATGTCCTGCCGCGCCTGCGTCGGATTCGTGCGGGCCATCTCGGCGATCTGGCGGATCCGCGTCTCGACGAGATTCCACAAGCCACCGGATTGCGATCCCGCGATCCGTGCGTAGATCGACTCCCAAGTGATCCCAAGATCGGCCTGAAGTTTGGCTACCTGCGTCTCGTCGGTCATGCACCAAGCTTTCAGCGCCTTGGCGGCCAGCCGTTTGGAACAAGCCTCGACGATGCGGATGGCCGGGAACTCCAAGTACGCGAGTCCCACCGTTGAAAACTCGTAGGCCGAGTTCCCACTCGCCAACGGCGCGATGTCCGCCCGGGTGCCCGCTGTCCCGGTTTGCGGGGCGACGATGTTCAGGAAGACGACGTCCGCGATGGAGGAGTTCAGCGCTTCGAGGTTGTTGCGCTCCTGCCGGGGCATCAACAAGTAGATTTGGCTATAGGGGCGGTCCCCGCTCCGTTGAACCGACTTATCCGCGTAGTAGATCGGCGGATCGTTCGGGTCCATGAGCGAGTAGTGATTCAGCTCGACGAGGCTGGTGTAAGCGTTCTTCTTGAGCCTTTGGCTCCCCAGGCTAGGCCTGGGAAGGGAGAACATTGCGATCATATCGTCGCCGCTGTGCCCCGAAAGCTTCTTGATGAGCAGCCCGAAATCGGGCGAGATACCGCCGGAGGTTCCGCCGCAGAGCGAGCCGACGACGAAGAAGTTAATGTTGTCCTGACGGCCGGACCGGCTAGCGTTTTGGAAGGTGATGGACGGCGCGGTTCCGTCTCGAAGTTGCCCCAAAACGCTCTCCGCTTGCGTCGCGGAAAGGGGCCGGATTTGGTTCACAAGGTCCGAGAGCTTTGCCTTTACCCGCTCGAAGTTGCGCGAGTACATCAGAGCGACCCGGCCGACCATTCGGATGTTGCCGGCGCCGGCGGAGATTTGCGAGTTGGGGAGCTTTTGAAGCGTGCCCTTGTGCGACCACTCGCTCAGGCGGATCGTCTCGTCGTGCCGCTCGGGCGTCTTCGCGAGCGAATCCCAATCCGAGGACTCGATCGCCAGATGAATCTGAGCACCGGCCTGATCGATCGTCATCGGTTCGTTGACGTCGGTCTCGATGCACAGGAATTTCACCCATGGCACTTGGTCCAGGGAGCCGTATTCCCATCGGAGGCGATCCGCGATCTCGTTGCAAATCTGCGTTCCAGTGCTGCCCAGGCCGACGACGATGGTTTTGTTAACGGTGATTGGAGTTGGGGATGGCATGGACCTAACCTCGCGAGGACTTAATCAACATGAACGCGCCCGGTAAGATCGCGGAAGCGGAGACCGAGGCGGCGAAGAACCCGAGATCGGGGAGGCAAAGAAGCAGAGCGAAGAGGATCGTGAGCGCGAGGGTCACAAAAAGGCCCGTGACCGAGGCCTTTCGCGCAGCCGGGCCCTCGTAACTTCCTCCGTCCACCATCGCGTTCGCGATAAGCCCTGCGCTAAGCCTCCAAATAATCAGGCCCAGAACCGCAAAGACGATGACGATGGCCGATTTGGGAACCGACGATAAGAAGTTCTTGTAAACGTCCATTAGCTAGCTACTCAGGATCTCGACCTTTATCGGTACTTCCACGTTGGTGGGAGGCAGCAACGGCTGGGGTCGGTGTTCGACCTCGAACACGATCTCCCCGACGAATCCAACTTCGAGAGAGATATCGCCGGCAACGGTCTCGAGCGACTTACGGATAATCCGGGACTGTTCTGCGGTGATTCGAATTTCATTTCCTTCGTACAGGAACGTCGCCACCTTCAGCGGAGGAATGCCGACGATCTGCACCAGATTGGGAGAATCACCCGGATATCCTTGTCCGACGATCGTACAAACCGCATCTGCTTCTTGCTTGTTCACGAGATCGAAGGTGATATCCTTCACCTTAAGGTACCGAGGCTTCTTGATGGGCCTCGTCCTCAGCAATGTCCAAGCAATTGCGGCGACGACCGCAAGAGACGCGATTACGGTCGCGATGATCGCCGCTTTGTTGTCTGGCTCAGGCGGCGTCCGCATCTGGGGTCCTGGCCCCGGCCCTGGGTTTGGGTCACCCGGTTTCGTAGGAGTCTGAACAGGGTAATCGGCTTGCTTGACTCGCTCGAACGCCTCCTGAATTGCCGGACGTGGCGAAGCGAGCGGCTCCCCCGAGAAATCGCCTCTCACGAGGAGCAGCGCATCCAGCGTGCGGTCGAAGGATCTGCCTTTCTCGGTAAAGCGAAAAGGTAGTTTGAGGGAGGCTTGTCCCGGATCGACCCGCTCGATAGGGAAGGCCCGGATCGCCTCCACATATGCCGCGTCTTTCTCCCCCACGAAAGGAGCGGCCAAACCCGCTCCTTCTCCGACCTGGCTCTTGATCTCCGGAGCGATCAAGACGACGATGCTGTTCCGGCCCGGGGATGCCAATTGGCATAAGTCGATAACCGCGCGTTCCGTATCGTGTCCAAGGTTCTGGCGGTTGTCCGGCGTGCCGGGCATCATCGTCCAGATATCTCCGACCGACGAGTCCTTCCCGGGTTTGACCTCGACCGACTGAGGTGCTCCGTTCACTGACCAAACGTTCGCCTGGAACCCACGGATCGAAACGGTGTCGCCGGGCTCCAGAAGCCCCTCGCAGAGTGTCCAAACGATCTCTTGCGCGGCGTTGCGGTTGACCGCGTCGGTATTGAAATGGCCCGTACTCAACCCGATGACCAGGTTGATCCGTGTCCGGCCGAGGTCGCTCCTCCGCCGGCGAACGGCCGTGTCGATCGCCGACGCGATCTTATGTGCCGATCCCTTGCAAGAATCGAAGTCCGTGACCGTTTGCGCACGTGATCGGGCGGGGGCCCCAAAAAAGATGGCGAGAACTGCGCCGAAAAGGATTGCACCGCGGAGGGTACAGAAGGAGCGGTCAGAATCGGTCACCCGATCATTATAGACAATGGACGGACAACATCCTTCAACTGTACACTTTAACCAAGTAACAGAAGAAAGAGCCTGCAGAAGACATCAACCCCCCTTTCCTTTGAGCCGTCTTTGGTCAAGGTAATCGCGGGAGGGGCCACCGAAGCGGCAAATTCCAAGACATCCTTCGGTGAGCGTTTCCCCGGATGGCCCGCAACCAAATGATTGCGGGAGATGTTGTCAGATGCCCCGTCAAGGATGCTTCCCAAGTTCCCTTGAAGGGCCTGACGGAGCGATCAAAACCTACGAAGACTTGCCGCTGATGCGTCGGCCTGAACCGCGGAGAGCTACAGCCTTGAGAGTCGCCATCGGCGAAGATGCTTCTAACAAGCGTCACATGCGAGCCCCCAATCGAGACCGGGATTGAATGATTGGTCAAGCTCAACGACCAGACAGGGACGTCGCAGCGAGGGAATCGTCCGCGGATGGGACTGGCCAAAGGTTTCCGGTCCAAGTCAGACTGGGTTGGGCCCTCATGGAAATCAAAGCTGCTCTCCAACATGTTTCCGTCTTCGCCAAGCTGAATGACCAAAGTCTTGCTGGGCTCGCGGAACATTCCGAGGTGCGCGGATACGAAACAGGAGATTTCATTCTGACGGAGCGCGCGAAGGGATCATCGCTGGTGGTGCTCCTGAGCGGACGGGTAGGAGTTCAGCGACAGACGGGGACAGGGCGTACGGTCCTGATCACCCTCCGAAAAGCGGGAGATCACTTAGGAGAAATGAGCCTGCTAGATGGCCAAGGCCACTCGGCGGACGTGGTTGCGCTGGAGTATTGCCTAGTCGTTCTGGTCCCTCGGGAAGCGTTCCTAGAAGTGCTCCACCAAAACACGGACGTGGCGGTCGAGGTCATCAAGGCGCTCACGGCGCGACTGCGCGAGCAGACGGGCGACCTTACCCGCGCGAAGAGCCTTGACGTAATGGGGCGTGTCTGCTCGGCGCTTGTGGAACTTGCCGACGGTAAGGGCGAAATTCGCGGCGTGACCCAGCAGCACCTTGCCAACCAAACCGGCGCTACCCGGGAGTCCGTCAACCGAACTCTCCAATTGCTAAAGGAGGCGGGTCATATCGAGCAAGACAGAGGTTTCATTCGAGTGCTTCACGCTCGCGCTTTGCGCGAAAGGGCCGAAGACTTTGGCTAGGCAAGCAGGAACGGCCGGACTTTTCCTCCGCTGAACGAGGTTCTCAGTACAAGATTAGAACTTCTGCCTGTATAGCGACATCGATGGTGAAAGCCTGGGTCATCGCCGCCAAATATGAACCTCGCCCGAAATCGTGGTGCCGACGAGACATCGATTGTCCAGCGTGAAGTGAACGTCGATGTAAGGCGATGTGGCTTCGCCAATGCTGGTTATCTCACGCCCGGTCGCGAAGTCCCATAGCTTAACGGTTTTATCGTAGCTACCGGTCGCGATCCGGCGTCCGTCGGGTGAAAGATCGATGCTCGCCACCGTTTGGCCGTGCCCGACCAAACGGGAAACGGTCCGGCCCGTACCGGCCTCAAGCACGCTCCCGGTATCGTCGTCGGCGGCGGTCAGCAGCCACCGGTCATTGGATGCGAAGCGGAGTTGGTAGACACTCCAATAGTGAATGGTCGAAGACCATTGGATTTTCCAGGTATTCGTGTCGAACACCGTGACCGTCCCATCGATAAATCCCACCGCCAGGCTCCGCCGATCGTGACTGAGGGCGAAGGCGGAGGATTGAAGATCGAAGCGCACAGTCTTTACGAAAGCCTTGACCCGATCGTCCCAGATCCGCAGCCGGCGGAGGTCGGAAGCGATCAGAAGTCTGTTGCGATCCAGCCGCTTGACAACGGTTTGCGTTATCGATTCGTCTTTTGCTCGCAAAAGTTCACGGCCCGAAGCGACGTCAAGGATCTTGAACTCTTGTCGGCCGACCTGGCAAAACGCCAAGGCGCCATCCGAGTCGATTTTTGCCGGCCCGGGCGCTGGCGCGATAGGTAGTGCCTGAAAACCTGTGAGAACGGGAGCCCCGACGATCTTTCCACCCGTGAAGGCGGTCAGCCGGTCGCCACTCCACCCTATCGGTGACGTCTCCCACGGGGCGCTGCCGCCTATGGAGAAAGGCTGCTCGGCATCCGGCATTGCGAGATCGACAAGTCTTAATCGATCGTAGGAAAACGCGAGGTGACGCGAATCGGGAAAGAACAGGCAAGAGTTTGCGCCTCGGTAGATTCGGTACGAGTTCGGCCTGATCCCGTCCATCCGATCGACCCGGAGGATCCTGTTGTTGGCAACAGAAGACATCAATCGGCCATCAGGCGAAAACTTAATGATCGTTCCCACGCCCTGCTTGCCCGATTGACGCAGTCTTTTCCTTCCGCTCGGAAGGTCGTACGTGACCAAGTCGCCTGATAGCAGCACAGCAATCATAAAGCGACCGGAAGGGTGGACTCTGACGATATTCGTCCGATAGTCGCAATCCACCGTATGCAGAAGCTTCCATGTCTTGACATCGATAAACAGAACGTGCCGGGGCTCCTTGTCCCCGGGGTGAACGGACGGGTACCGGCAAAGCCACACAAGCTGGCGGCCGTCTTGCGAAAACTCGACATCCCACCAGTTGCCCGTCGATATCGCCGGTAATGCCAGCCGTCGAATTCTCCCTGTGTTCACGTCGAGAACTGAGAGCTTTCCGTCAAGACCCTCGCTTGCCATCCATCTACCATTCGGGGAGATCGCCTCGCCGTTCGGACTGAGCACATTCCAACCTAGAGACCGGACCAGATGGCCGTCTCGGGCATCCCTCAGTTGAGTCGAGGCGGGCTTCCCGCGCTCTTGAACGACAAACCTATCGTTACCGGCAAACTGAGCTATGGTGTCGTGACCAGGAACCTTGAAAGAGCGCATCTCGTGGAGGTCGCTTCCATCCAATAAGTGCACTCGGTCTCCCGTGCGGCTCAGAATCGTTTTTCCGTCGGGCGAGAGTTGGGGCCAATACGATCCGCGCGTCACGTCTGTGTGTGGCCCATTTCCAGTGACGCGTCGCGACCAAAAATCCCACTCCCAGCCTCTGGCCGGATTGAGAGAAATCCGCTGAAGGGTATGGGCCATGCGCTCGGTTTGCCCTTCCGACCACAGCATCGGCATCAACTGCATTGAGGCGAGGTATGCCTCGTACTGCTCCCGGTTTCCGGCGAGCTTGGCGTCGCGAGCCAAACGGGCGTTGCTCCAGGCGAGGAACGCGAACCCGCCCACAACCGAGGCGGCCACGACGGTTGTTCGTAAGGCGCCCTTCCAGAACGCTCTCTTCTGTCTTCGGAGCTCCTGCCCGGGCATATTCTCTTTGATCCAGCCGGGGCCGAAGATCTGACGGTAGATTTCGTTGCGGACGGTGAGATGGCCGCTATCGAGCCGCGCGACGCCGCTCATTTTGATCCGCGCCGCGTGTGGGTTGCTCTCGTCGTCTTGGATTCCGCTCTTTAGGAGCTTGGCGTAAAGCGAAAGTGTGTCGGCTCTTTCTGCGTCTCCTACATTGGGGTCTCCACGGCCGAGGAGGCGGTTCCCCACGTCGGCGAGGTTGGTATCGGTCTCCCTGGCTCTTGCGTCCAAGTACCGCTCTCTGACTAGCTGGTCCACATCGACGCTCTTATGAGCCAGATCCGCACCAAGGGTCTGAGTGAGGAACGGGTGACCGCCCGTCCAGTGGAGGATTCGTCGAATCAACTGCTCGGCCCCTCCTGTCGCGAGACCCTTGGTGAGCGCGCTTGCTTCCTCCTGCGTGAAGTCTCTGAGCTCCACTCTCCTCCCCACGTTGAAAGGAGTGCTTCTGGGATCCCGGATGAGATCGCTCGGGAGCGCCGCACCCAGGAGACAGAACGTGAGGCGCGTAAGTGAAGCTTCGGAGGCTCTGCCGTTATGGAGCTGCCGAATCCCGGCGAACAGCTCATCGGTGGAGAAGGCAAGGGAGCGCACCGCGTCGATCTCGTCCAGCAGTACCACCAAGGGAGTTTCCTGAAGCGGAAGCGCCACTTCCTGCAGGAAAGAGAGGTAGCGCTGAGCCGGACCAAGCTCCTTGTGCTCTCTTAGAAACGCAACCGCCTGCGCCCTAAGATCCAGCACCCTTCCCGTTTCCGCCAGTAGCCCCGCGTACCACTGCTCCGCCGATACGTTAGCGCCCCCGATACGGGTGAGGTCCACAAAAGCCGTTCTAACTCCCCTTTCTTGCAGCCGAGCCACCGTTCGAACGGCCAGGGAAGACTTGCCCATCTGGCGGGAGTTCAGGACGTAGCAATACTCACCTGAAAGCAGCGCCTCGTAAAGCTCGCGGTCCGCCGACCGTTCCACGTAAGACGGAGACCCTGAGGGCACCGTCCCGCCCGAGACGAAAAACCCCCGCCCCGGATACGTCGACGTGGCCGGCTCCAAGCTCATCGGACCCTCTTAGCAGCTGTCCAGGTGTAGACCCGTCCATCTCGTGCGATTCCGTACAGAGATCGGCCATCTGCCGAATAGTGAAGTTGCTTTACATCTACTTTCGTTTCCAAAGTCGTCAACTCACGTCCGGTTTGGAAATCCCAGAGGCGAACGGTTCCGTCATCTCCGCAGGTGGCCGCTCGACGCAAATCGGGGGACGCGACGGTACAGAACACGGTTTGTCCGTGCCCGACCAAGTGGCTGATCGGTTGGCCGTTTCGGGCGTCGAGTACGGCGCCTGTATCGTCATCGGATGAGGAACTGACGATCCGACCATCGCGGCTGAACTCCAGGTGATTGATCAACATGAAGTGGGCGGGCTGGCTCCATTCGACAGTGAGATCGACGGTTCGACGCATCTCCAATCTGCCATCGTAGCGACCAAGGGCCAGGTGACGACCATCCGGTGAGAAAGCCATCGCCGTGAAGTCCCCACCCGTGTCCTCGCGAAGCAACCTGCGTCGAGAAATGTCCCACGTGGCAATCTTCCCAACCTCACGAACCGCGGCATACTTCCGGTCCGAAGAGACGATTGCCGACACACCCGCAAGTGCGGACGGTATTTGGAGGCGGCTCTTTTGGCTGATCGGATCTCTCAGTATCCGTTGGTTGCCATCACCGATTACTAGCGTGCCGTCTTCCGACATTACGGAGTGACCCGACGCGCGGTCCACTCTCTGCGGAGGCCTCTCGGTTTTTGGATCAAAAGCGAGGACCGAGTTTTCAGCACCCCTTTGATAGATCCCAATCGCCAGGTCGCCTCGCCACCCTGTGGCGAAGGGACCGGGAGGTAATCCACGAACCGTTTTCCTCGTGACTTCTCCTTCTTCGATAAGCCGAATCAGCCCGTAGGAAGCAACCAACCGATGGGTGCCGGGAACAAACCACACCACGTTCGTGGAAGAAATCTCACCCAGGGGATGGACCCAATGCGAATCCACGGCGTACAGCAAGGCGAGCCGATTGGCGCAGGCCGCGACCAGGCGCGTTCCGTCCGTACTGAACTGGAGCATCCCCACCCGCTCCTTTGTGGTGAGATCGTTGATGAGTCGTCGGTGCGGCAAATCGTAAACGCGGATGCTATTGGAGTCGGTTGCGACGGCAAGATATCTTCCATCGCGGGAGGCAGCAATCGTGCCCACCGCGGCATTCCCGCCAATCGGTTTCGCCACTTCTTGACCCGTGGCACGGTCAATAAACGCGACCGAGAACTGCTGACCTCCCTTATATCGTGGGACGTACAGTACAACCGTCTTCCCGTCGGGAAGGAAGAACCCCAGCGTTGTGAGCCGCGCCGCCGGGATCCTTCGACCATTCCCTGTGGCGAGGTCAAAGAAACTTGTCTCCCCTTGTACGCCGACCTCAAAGGTCCAGAGTCCGTCCGGAGAGAACGAGTCAGGGTGCCACGATAGGAATCGATGTCCAAAGTCGCGGATCACCCCGCCGCGAAAGGGATCTAACTCCAAGTCGCGGCCCCGGCCTTCCAAATCCTCTTCGATGAGGGTTCCTTTGGGCGTCCACCAGATGTTAAACCCGTGACCTGGTATCCGAAACTTTCGGACTAATCGAAGGGTTGAGGCGTCAAGGAGCTTTGCCCATTGGCCGATGCGATACACCAGTAGCTTTCCATCGGGAGATACGCGCGGCATCGGGCTTCCATCGGGTTCGAAGACGGAGCGAGATTCACTGATTCTTCCATTCCAGAAATCCCATTCCCATCCGCGGTCAGGGCTGCTTACGAACCGGTCTAGGGTGCGACGGATCTCCTCGTGGTTGCGACGATCCCAGAGCGTGGACATATTGCTCATGGCCGAGGCATAGGCCTCGTACCGGGCTTGGTTTCGCTCGTGCTCGCGAGTATTGGCGAGCCGTTGATTTTGCCATGCGAGAAAGGAGATCGTGCCGACAACGGCGGCGGCAATCCCACCGGTACGCATGGCGCCTTTCCAGAAAGCTCGTTTCTGCCTTCGAAACTCCTGGCCGGGCATGTTCTCGCGAATCCAGGTTTTGTCAAAGACCTTTGCGTAGATTCGATTGCGGATCGAGAGCCTGCCGCTTTCCAGGCTAGCAACTCCGCTCATCTTAATTCGGGCGGCGCTGGGATTCGACTCATCGTCTTGGATACTGCCCTGAAGCAGCTTTGTGTACTGGCTCAGCGCATCGGCCCTGATTCGCTCGTCCACGTTCGGATCTCCCGTTCCCAGAAGGCGGTTTCCGACGTCGGCGAGATTGGTGTCCGTCTCTCGCGCGCGGGCGTCGAGATAACGTTCGCGGACGTGTTCGTCAACCGTCGATAGCGGTCCGTTTTGAGATGATTCCGGACTTGTCAGTCCCGCGCACAGAGTCTGGGTAAGAAATGGATGCCCGCCGGTCCAGAAAAAGACTCTCTCTAAGCGTTCAGCGCCGTTAGCGCCCAAGACGGGAGTGAAGGCTCTTGCTTCCTCCAGAGTGAAATCTCTAAGCTCGATTCGCTTGCCGACGTTGAAGGGGGTGGTCCTTACATCGCGGATCAGGTCCGAGGGCAGAGCCGCCCCAAGAAGGCAGAAGGTCAATCGTTTGAGCGAAGGGTCAGAGGCTCGACCGTTGTGAAGCTAACGAATGCCCGCGAAAAGCTCGTCCGTGGAGAACGAGAGCGACCGGACAGCGTCAACTTCATCGATCATTAGAACGAGAGCCGACATGTCCCTAACCAGCGACACGAATCAACCGCTATGCAAGAAGTCTTTCGAGTCTTGTTTTGCGTTCCCGCCAGTCGGGCATGTGGCCGTCTAGAAGGCGGAAGAAGGCCCGCGAATGATCCGGGACGAGCAGGTGGCAGAGTTCGTGCAGCACCACATATTCGATGCATGACCGTGGAGCTCGGATCAAATCTACGTTCAAGCTAATCCGACCGTCCGGA
This window encodes:
- a CDS encoding WD40 repeat domain-containing protein — protein: MTFCLLGAALPSDLIRDVRTTPFNVGKRIELRDFTLEEARAFTPVLGANGAERLERVFFWTGGHPFLTQTLCAGLTSPESSQNGPLSTVDEHVRERYLDARARETDTNLADVGNRLLGTGDPNVDERIRADALSQYTKLLQGSIQDDESNPSAARIKMSGVASLESGRLSIRNRIYAKVFDKTWIRENMPGQEFRRQKRAFWKGAMRTGGIAAAVVGTISFLAWQNQRLANTREHERNQARYEAYASAMSNMSTLWDRRNHEEIRRTLDRFVSSPDRGWEWDFWNGRISESRSVFEPDGSPMPRVSPDGKLLVYRIGQWAKLLDASTLRLVRKFRIPGHGFNIWWTPKGTLIEEDLEGRGRDLELDPFRGGVIRDFGHRFLSWHPDSFSPDGLWTFEVGVQGETSFFDLATGNGRRIPAARLTTLGFFLPDGKTVVLYVPRYKGGQQFSVAFIDRATGQEVAKPIGGNAAVGTIAASRDGRYLAVATDSNSIRVYDLPHRRLINDLTTKERVGMLQFSTDGTRLVAACANRLALLYAVDSHWVHPLGEISSTNVVWFVPGTHRLVASYGLIRLIEEGEVTRKTVRGLPPGPFATGWRGDLAIGIYQRGAENSVLAFDPKTERPPQRVDRASGHSVMSEDGTLVIGDGNQRILRDPISQKSRLQIPSALAGVSAIVSSDRKYAAVREVGKIATWDISRRRLLREDTGGDFTAMAFSPDGRHLALGRYDGRLEMRRTVDLTVEWSQPAHFMLINHLEFSRDGRIVSSSSDDDTGAVLDARNGQPISHLVGHGQTVFCTVASPDLRRAATCGDDGTVRLWDFQTGRELTTLETKVDVKQLHYSADGRSLYGIARDGRVYTWTAAKRVR
- a CDS encoding Crp/Fnr family transcriptional regulator encodes the protein MEIKAALQHVSVFAKLNDQSLAGLAEHSEVRGYETGDFILTERAKGSSLVVLLSGRVGVQRQTGTGRTVLITLRKAGDHLGEMSLLDGQGHSADVVALEYCLVVLVPREAFLEVLHQNTDVAVEVIKALTARLREQTGDLTRAKSLDVMGRVCSALVELADGKGEIRGVTQQHLANQTGATRESVNRTLQLLKEAGHIEQDRGFIRVLHARALRERAEDFG
- a CDS encoding AAA-like domain-containing protein codes for the protein MSLEPATSTYPGRGFFVSGGTVPSGSPSYVERSADRELYEALLSGEYCYVLNSRQMGKSSLAVRTVARLQERGVRTAFVDLTRIGGANVSAEQWYAGLLAETGRVLDLRAQAVAFLREHKELGPAQRYLSFLQEVALPLQETPLVVLLDEIDAVRSLAFSTDELFAGIRQLHNGRASEASLTRLTFCLLGAALPSDLIRDPRSTPFNVGRRVELRDFTQEEASALTKGLATGGAEQLIRRILHWTGGHPFLTQTLGADLAHKSVDVDQLVRERYLDARARETDTNLADVGNRLLGRGDPNVGDAERADTLSLYAKLLKSGIQDDESNPHAARIKMSGVARLDSGHLTVRNEIYRQIFGPGWIKENMPGQELRRQKRAFWKGALRTTVVAASVVGGFAFLAWSNARLARDAKLAGNREQYEAYLASMQLMPMLWSEGQTERMAHTLQRISLNPARGWEWDFWSRRVTGNGPHTDVTRGSYWPQLSPDGKTILSRTGDRVHLLDGSDLHEMRSFKVPGHDTIAQFAGNDRFVVQERGKPASTQLRDARDGHLVRSLGWNVLSPNGEAISPNGRWMASEGLDGKLSVLDVNTGRIRRLALPAISTGNWWDVEFSQDGRQLVWLCRYPSVHPGDKEPRHVLFIDVKTWKLLHTVDCDYRTNIVRVHPSGRFMIAVLLSGDLVTYDLPSGRKRLRQSGKQGVGTIIKFSPDGRLMSSVANNRILRVDRMDGIRPNSYRIYRGANSCLFFPDSRHLAFSYDRLRLVDLAMPDAEQPFSIGGSAPWETSPIGWSGDRLTAFTGGKIVGAPVLTGFQALPIAPAPGPAKIDSDGALAFCQVGRQEFKILDVASGRELLRAKDESITQTVVKRLDRNRLLIASDLRRLRIWDDRVKAFVKTVRFDLQSSAFALSHDRRSLAVGFIDGTVTVFDTNTWKIQWSSTIHYWSVYQLRFASNDRWLLTAADDDTGSVLEAGTGRTVSRLVGHGQTVASIDLSPDGRRIATGSYDKTVKLWDFATGREITSIGEATSPYIDVHFTLDNRCLVGTTISGEVHIWRR
- a CDS encoding tubulin-like doman-containing protein, with translation MPSPTPITVNKTIVVGLGSTGTQICNEIADRLRWEYGSLDQVPWVKFLCIETDVNEPMTIDQAGAQIHLAIESSDWDSLAKTPERHDETIRLSEWSHKGTLQKLPNSQISAGAGNIRMVGRVALMYSRNFERVKAKLSDLVNQIRPLSATQAESVLGQLRDGTAPSITFQNASRSGRQDNINFFVVGSLCGGTSGGISPDFGLLIKKLSGHSGDDMIAMFSLPRPSLGSQRLKKNAYTSLVELNHYSLMDPNDPPIYYADKSVQRSGDRPYSQIYLLMPRQERNNLEALNSSIADVVFLNIVAPQTGTAGTRADIAPLASGNSAYEFSTVGLAYLEFPAIRIVEACSKRLAAKALKAWCMTDETQVAKLQADLGITWESIYARIAGSQSGGLWNLVETRIRQIAEMARTNPTQARQDIRNLRESFVVLPTAADWPGAGSVPALLGKAAQSFGAGFGDGIKEWVKRNLMSMDAGPVACHRALLESQKALYAMAGASLGQLKASTAEKVLDELTKAEPTTLSRFLGVKSSNKESLIAQLTQALVEEFKSRLDMEVMRHFVDSQRPDGTKADGLAKLLASKLDGPVRKLEAASTRLQALAEELDSKQRQISRQPVSTQGIVLFDPEADAGGNGTVFEEYTKVLDDRVNQRGWTIGEAECFRDIVAALDNGELRTQLVADVNLEGASVQEDWLRRNRQTNDEAQVPEVYEQALTSVSRAIFEPILQENVLDRWYRQHHSNDSRRTSIAQLVSLCSSYLDVSMDYANAGAREALVEKLSVLLPQSPRRQDFAGTLQSLGAGEWKEQDSPEKYRVILIRHSLGFPLSACTEISGPGSLAEAQSNDFPTFHTRKDIAWRLPPVPPSPSDLRLAPTLAMAVMLNFAKIRNSFLEVETPAEGFREPITFQLPTSIELASRKYGRDQRDVTGKQMPVDMETRLREKIESKRAESNDVEFVQGLVDAYGTKKLGRALTDNDQIGKYLTDYLRSDERLKRALVKVVQITPERKHMLFRAKGRLRDEGDVFEQDGYYCPKCEELIGATEDEAAEQLWQCRQFSEHYYGPTI